CCTTTTTCGCAAGCTTTTCTTCGACAAGGAAGTTTTTAGTACCCTCCAGCAGCTTGGTTCCCTCATCAGTAAATGCGGTATCCTTGATATCGCTGATCGGATTTACTTGCTTCGCCAGCTCAGGGGTTGTATCTCCGATTTCGGCGAGGAATTGATAATATTCATCTTCATGTTGCTTCAAGTCAGCCAATGCTTTCTCACGAGCGGCATTCCATACCTTAGGGAAATCAGGGAATTTCGCCAGATAATCCTCAGACACAACGGTTGCGCTAGTGCCAAGCAGGTTCGGATGCTTCGAGGCGTCATCCAAGTGAGTATAGCCTTGGTCAATTAACTTCAGCGCAGGAACACCCAAGTTCGTAGTAGCATCTACATCTCCACGGGCTAAAGCTGCGGTAGCATCCGGAATGAGCATATGCACGAGTTTGTAGTCGGTCACGCCTTCTTCTTGTAGTAATCCGACCACATAGCGGTGCATAAAAGAGCCTTTTTGAATCGCGATAGTTTTACCTTGCAGATCTTTCACCGTCTTAGGCCCATCCTTCTTACCGATTAAATAACCGATAGTGTTGGCTGAGGATTGTGAAATCAGACGCGTCTTGGCGCCAGAAGCATAAGCAATAATAGCAGGTGTATCCCCAAGACTGCCGATATCCAGCCGACCACTAATTAAGGATTCTGTCTGATCGGGACCGTTTGGAAAGCCCGTAAGCTTCACCTCAGTAATGCCATATTTCTTTAACTCTTCCTGAATGATCCCCTTATAAAAGCCCCAGCCCTCCGCGCCACCTGGCACATTCAGCTTATTGGAGCCGATAAAACCAAAATTTAGAACCGCTGGAACATTACTCGCGGTCTCTCCTCCAGATTTCTCTGTATTAGAGCCGCCGGATGCAGATGCTCCATTGCCCCCAGTGTTATTTCCGCAAGCCTGAAGCACCAGCATGATCATCATTATCGTAGTTAAAAGTGCAAATCGTATCCTTTTAGATTGTTTCCCTTGAATCTCTCTGTACGCTTGTTTCATTACTTTCTCCCCCTAGTAAATGTTATTTATTTAAATCTTAATCAAGATCAGAACCCTGCCCTCGACGCCAATTTGTACATATAGTCATGGCTTGCTACCGGCTGTCTGCCTTTGCCCCAGCCTACTTTTTCACGATAACCACCAAGTAGACCCTGCTCCTCTAGCCCTGCCTCTGTCACCCCAATCACTTTCTCTGAATCTGGCGCTACATAAAGAGCATCCACAGGACAGTACAGCTCACACATAAAGCAAGTCTGGCAATCGCTCTGCCGGGCAATAACAGGAATACCATCCTCTACCTGTTCGAAAACATTGGTCGGGCAGACCGATACACATTGGTTGCACTCTACACATCTGGCAGCGCTGATCACCTCAATCACGATAAAACACCCTCCTTGGCCACGGCTTCTGTCTTCACCCATACCTGATCCAATCCACCGCTAATCAAGCGATGATGCTGATCTTGATCCGTTCCCTTAAAATCTTCACGCTTATGCATGCCCCTCGTCTCAGTACGGGCAAGCGCAGAATTGTACATCCAGCGGGCGGTTGCTGTCATGGCTTCTGCTTCACGCGCTTTAACCCCTTCAGGTGTACGCTGAATCTCACGGCTGCGCTGATCTTTCCACAGTTCATCCAGACGACCTAATGAAGAGGTCAGCCCTTTGTCCGTACGGAATAAATTAATGTCATACGGCTTCACTTCAGCCTGCACAGCAGATATAACCTCTGTCGTTTGAGCAGTCACTCCTGGCTTCACTTCTTGATGAACCAGTGGGGAAGACGATAAGCCGACTGGATTACGGTGCGCTGCATGTGAGCCAAGGCTCTGCGCATAGACAGCTGCCCCTTCTCCTGCAAAAGAGCCGGATGACATAGCCCAAGCCGCATTATGGCTGCCACCACCAGTAAATCCCCCGCAAATCAGCTCACGGGTTGCTGCATCTCCTGCCGCATAAAGTCCCGGAACACCTGTGCCACAGCTTTCGTCTGTGATATGAATACCACCCGTCCCGCGAACCGTTCCTTCGAGACGAAGCGTAACCGGAAAAGCATCCTTGAACGGATCGATCCCTTGTCGATCAAAGGGCAGGAAAAAGTTCGTCTGCGCCACCCGCAGCAGCGGTCTTAAATCTTCGGGCGCTCC
This Paenibacillus sp. FSL R5-0345 DNA region includes the following protein-coding sequences:
- a CDS encoding ABC transporter substrate-binding protein, which gives rise to MKQAYREIQGKQSKRIRFALLTTIMMIMLVLQACGNNTGGNGASASGGSNTEKSGGETASNVPAVLNFGFIGSNKLNVPGGAEGWGFYKGIIQEELKKYGITEVKLTGFPNGPDQTESLISGRLDIGSLGDTPAIIAYASGAKTRLISQSSANTIGYLIGKKDGPKTVKDLQGKTIAIQKGSFMHRYVVGLLQEEGVTDYKLVHMLIPDATAALARGDVDATTNLGVPALKLIDQGYTHLDDASKHPNLLGTSATVVSEDYLAKFPDFPKVWNAAREKALADLKQHEDEYYQFLAEIGDTTPELAKQVNPISDIKDTAFTDEGTKLLEGTKNFLVEEKLAKKDFNISDWQLK
- a CDS encoding 4Fe-4S dicluster domain-containing protein; protein product: MIEVISAARCVECNQCVSVCPTNVFEQVEDGIPVIARQSDCQTCFMCELYCPVDALYVAPDSEKVIGVTEAGLEEQGLLGGYREKVGWGKGRQPVASHDYMYKLASRAGF